In Spirobacillus cienkowskii, a genomic segment contains:
- the dcm gene encoding DNA (cytosine-5-)-methyltransferase, whose translation MVSIFSNNDNTISAELFADIISVSKSTISKWEKNEKIKPVKNPITGRKEYSISNLSELDEFKIFKEMAYSNWDKELKIKPLRPYQSIELFAGAGGLAIGLEKAGFTTIAVNEVDKDSCKTLRFNRPSWNVIEGDIKNVDFTKFNNIDFVSGGFPCQAFSYAGNKLGFEDARGTLFFEFARAIKEIKPKVFLGENVRGLLEHDEGRTLASMKSIIHELGYTLIEPHVLKAIFYQVPQKRERLFLVGIRNDLFKYSKFSWPAPYKKIFTLKDALKAGELFDSDVPNSEGQVYVKRKKEIMSLVPQGGYWKDLPDKIQREYMKKSYFLGGGKTGMARRLSWDEPSLTLTCAPAQNQTERCHPEETRPLTVREYARIQTFPDAWSFVGFINSQYKQIGNAVPVNLSHAVGRSLIALMNSIEEKKIYKKSISFD comes from the coding sequence ATGGTCTCAATATTCAGCAATAACGATAACACAATTTCAGCAGAATTATTTGCGGATATTATTTCTGTATCTAAATCTACAATATCAAAGTGGGAAAAAAACGAAAAAATCAAACCAGTTAAAAACCCTATAACTGGCAGAAAAGAATATAGTATATCAAATTTATCAGAGCTTGATGAATTTAAAATATTTAAAGAAATGGCATATTCAAATTGGGATAAGGAATTAAAAATAAAGCCATTAAGACCTTATCAATCTATTGAACTATTTGCTGGTGCGGGAGGTTTAGCGATTGGATTGGAAAAAGCTGGATTTACCACAATTGCTGTAAATGAAGTAGACAAAGACTCCTGTAAAACTCTTCGGTTTAATAGACCTAGTTGGAATGTTATAGAAGGTGATATTAAAAATGTAGATTTTACTAAATTTAATAATATTGACTTTGTATCTGGTGGATTTCCCTGCCAAGCTTTTTCTTATGCCGGAAATAAACTTGGTTTTGAAGATGCAAGAGGAACATTATTTTTTGAATTTGCAAGAGCAATTAAAGAAATAAAACCAAAGGTTTTTTTGGGGGAAAATGTTAGAGGCTTGTTAGAGCATGATGAAGGTAGAACCCTTGCCTCTATGAAATCAATAATACACGAATTGGGTTATACATTAATTGAACCACACGTGTTGAAAGCTATCTTTTATCAAGTTCCTCAAAAAAGGGAACGTTTATTTTTAGTTGGAATTAGGAATGATCTTTTTAAATATTCAAAATTTTCTTGGCCAGCACCTTATAAAAAAATTTTTACATTAAAAGATGCGCTAAAAGCAGGTGAATTATTTGATTCTGATGTGCCCAACTCAGAAGGACAAGTTTATGTGAAAAGAAAAAAAGAAATAATGTCTTTAGTTCCTCAAGGAGGATATTGGAAAGATTTACCAGATAAAATACAACGAGAGTACATGAAAAAAAGTTATTTTCTTGGAGGAGGTAAAACTGGTATGGCTCGTAGGCTTTCTTGGGATGAGCCGAGTTTAACTCTTACCTGTGCTCCTGCTCAGAATCAGACTGAACGTTGTCATCCTGAAGAAACTAGACCATTAACAGTCAGAGAATATGCTAGAATTCAAACTTTTCCTGATGCTTGGAGTTTTGTTGGATTTATAAATAGTCAATATAAACAAATTGGTAATGCTGTACCAGTGAATTTATCCCATGCAGTTGGAAGAAGCTTAATTGCGTTAATGAATAGTATTGAAGAAAAAAAAATCTATAAAAAATCTATTTCCTTTGACTAA
- a CDS encoding UDP-N-acetylmuramoyl-tripeptide--D-alanyl-D-alanine ligase has protein sequence MWPLSGKEIYRAITHDENSLNVFDNCIILGVSSDSRKITPNNLFVAIQGEQYDGHAYLAECFEKGVQIALVHKDSEFIKKLSPENQKKCIQVENVIDKFRNFAKFMRSRFDFPVIAVAGSNGKTTTKEMIFSLLNSETEKVTKTEKSENGFLGMALTLCQEAHNISSPPHALILEIGIDEVGAMAQHVSLSTPHISLITALGPEHLERLIDWDTAASEELILFQNLNSKKIWQLSDQKLLTEFNHQIEKNSCNDKNAISTINDYIIIEKNNFEKIENKDKLLNFVKKIIIWELTQSSSFDNTVKFEILPKENHYKNCEFKILMPSIHNVTNFALAFSVAIMLNKSINYIQECWKNFTIPPMRSNIKKLKNGNILFDDTYNSSPMSLEAALHFFDNKDFYNKEKLIILGDMLELGTESKYWHEKIFYSLKNLQNSYLCLYGSGMYDCYKLLKNIEDELISLNNTKIYWLAKSEDPNKFLSEIKVNLLDFLILVKGSRGMKLDRIVKTIEKNF, from the coding sequence ATGTGGCCACTTTCTGGAAAAGAAATTTATCGAGCCATTACTCATGATGAAAATAGTTTAAATGTGTTTGACAATTGTATAATACTTGGAGTTTCTAGCGACAGTCGAAAAATTACACCAAATAATCTATTTGTTGCAATTCAAGGTGAACAATATGATGGACACGCTTATTTAGCAGAATGTTTTGAAAAGGGTGTGCAAATTGCTTTAGTTCACAAAGATTCCGAATTTATTAAAAAGCTATCACCAGAAAATCAAAAAAAATGTATCCAAGTAGAAAATGTCATAGATAAATTTAGAAATTTTGCAAAATTTATGCGCAGTAGATTTGATTTTCCTGTCATTGCCGTTGCTGGAAGTAATGGCAAAACAACTACAAAAGAAATGATTTTTAGTTTGTTAAATAGCGAAACAGAAAAAGTCACTAAAACCGAAAAAAGCGAAAATGGCTTTTTAGGAATGGCATTAACTCTTTGTCAAGAAGCTCACAATATCAGCTCTCCTCCGCATGCCCTAATTCTAGAAATTGGAATTGATGAAGTTGGCGCTATGGCACAACATGTGTCACTCAGCACACCTCATATTTCTTTAATTACTGCATTAGGACCAGAGCATCTTGAACGATTGATTGATTGGGACACAGCAGCCTCAGAAGAACTTATTTTATTTCAAAACCTGAATTCTAAAAAAATTTGGCAACTTAGTGACCAAAAATTGCTTACAGAATTTAATCACCAAATTGAAAAAAATTCTTGTAATGACAAAAATGCAATTTCTACAATTAATGATTATATTATTATCGAAAAAAATAATTTTGAAAAAATTGAGAATAAAGACAAATTATTAAATTTTGTAAAAAAAATTATTATTTGGGAATTAACTCAATCATCTAGTTTTGATAACACAGTTAAATTTGAAATTCTACCAAAAGAAAATCATTACAAAAATTGTGAATTTAAAATATTGATGCCCAGCATTCATAACGTGACAAATTTTGCATTAGCATTTTCTGTCGCTATAATGCTTAATAAATCGATAAATTATATACAAGAGTGCTGGAAAAACTTTACAATACCGCCAATGCGCTCAAATATTAAAAAATTAAAAAATGGCAATATCTTATTTGATGATACATATAACTCAAGCCCTATGAGCCTTGAAGCCGCTCTGCACTTTTTTGATAATAAAGATTTTTACAATAAAGAAAAACTTATTATTCTTGGCGATATGCTAGAGCTTGGAACTGAGTCAAAATACTGGCATGAAAAAATTTTTTATTCGCTTAAAAATTTACAGAACTCCTACTTGTGCCTATACGGCTCTGGAATGTATGATTGTTATAAGCTTCTTAAAAATATAGAAGATGAGCTAATTTCTCTTAATAATACTAAGATTTATTGGCTTGCAAAATCTGAAGATCCCAATAAGTTTTTAAGTGAAATTAAAGTAAATCTTTTAGATTTTTTAATCCTTGTTAAAGGAAGCCGGGGCATGAAACTTGATAGGATAGTAAAAACAATAGAAAAAAATTTTTGA
- a CDS encoding helix-turn-helix domain-containing protein, translating into MSNTKKNKTKSFSLIEHKTDKIYDEKWKIIKDLFTKNKLEIIKNVTKFRNKNKIEVNQFCREIDISNRQYNRLMDETENISLMTMSQIAELMECDLEISFKKRKKIIKGI; encoded by the coding sequence ATGAGTAATACTAAAAAAAATAAAACTAAATCGTTTTCTTTAATTGAGCACAAGACAGACAAAATATATGATGAAAAATGGAAGATAATAAAAGATTTATTTACTAAAAATAAACTTGAAATTATTAAAAATGTTACAAAATTTAGAAATAAAAATAAAATCGAAGTGAACCAATTTTGTAGAGAAATTGATATTTCAAACAGACAATACAATAGACTGATGGATGAGACAGAGAACATTTCACTTATGACCATGTCGCAAATAGCAGAGTTGATGGAATGTGATTTAGAGATTAGTTTTAAAAAAAGAAAAAAAATAATTAAAGGAATTTAA
- a CDS encoding GNAT family N-acetyltransferase, which produces MCRKKYRRKGIGGILLNHVILFAKENNKTKFKIYTSNHDNEKNAQYLYEKFGFLVIEKKEFESGYVKIYREKKIN; this is translated from the coding sequence TTGTGTCGAAAAAAATATAGAAGAAAAGGAATTGGAGGAATACTTTTAAATCATGTAATTTTATTTGCTAAAGAAAATAATAAAACAAAATTTAAGATATATACTTCAAATCATGATAACGAAAAAAATGCACAGTATTTATATGAAAAATTTGGATTCTTGGTAATAGAAAAAAAAGAATTTGAATCTGGATATGTTAAAATATATAGAGAAAAAAAAATTAACTAA
- a CDS encoding Eco47II family restriction endonuclease translates to MKIQKKEYNLGFISDEDIYNHVKKTVLDYRLTIDFYKFNSNLVDPIKLTFDAKIYRMPIKDLIEQEVIRQIDKSNSNQIGYFHQNIFKFFSGWEVPKAGFDVINKDKHYYVEIKNKHNTMNSGGAKSVYIKLQSAILKNPNATSFLVEVIAKKSQNIPWETTIDEVKVCDPRIRKVSMDRFYEIVTGDKFAFKKLCEKIPIIIDDVVNNENPVKASNEIFDNLNKLDKHLLKSIYLLTFEKYEGFKNGLNIQQ, encoded by the coding sequence ATGAAAATACAAAAAAAAGAGTATAATCTGGGTTTTATTAGCGATGAGGATATTTACAATCATGTAAAAAAAACAGTTTTGGATTATAGACTCACAATAGATTTTTATAAATTTAATAGTAATTTAGTAGATCCAATAAAATTGACCTTCGATGCTAAAATTTATAGAATGCCGATAAAAGACTTAATTGAGCAAGAAGTAATAAGGCAGATTGATAAATCTAATAGCAATCAAATAGGATATTTTCATCAAAATATCTTTAAATTTTTTAGTGGTTGGGAAGTTCCAAAAGCAGGTTTTGATGTAATTAATAAAGATAAACATTATTATGTAGAAATAAAAAATAAGCATAATACAATGAACTCTGGAGGAGCTAAAAGCGTATATATCAAATTACAAAGCGCAATTTTGAAAAATCCTAATGCTACCAGTTTTTTGGTTGAAGTTATTGCCAAAAAAAGTCAAAATATACCTTGGGAGACTACCATTGACGAAGTCAAGGTATGCGATCCTCGCATAAGGAAAGTATCTATGGATAGATTTTATGAAATTGTTACTGGAGACAAATTTGCCTTTAAAAAATTATGTGAAAAAATACCTATAATTATAGATGATGTCGTAAATAATGAAAATCCTGTAAAAGCTTCAAATGAAATATTTGATAATTTAAATAAACTTGATAAGCACTTATTAAAAAGTATATATTTACTGACTTTTGAAAAGTATGAAGGATTTAAAAATGGTCTCAATATTCAGCAATAA
- a CDS encoding penicillin-binding protein 2 — MKNYRHNTSLLKKIKNYFDPRNIKSTANFQKRAYVMSAIFFVALICILIRYAWLTFFPTSIRTKLIATGSKQFETSINLSNPRATITDRNGKVLAVSVPSTSIFLLTKKMPKDKETLEKVSKQLKIPLQELLSYRNEKKSFIWIKRQMTQSEFQKIGSLKKWKHFIDTVDEPKRVYPEKDLAAHLIGFVGSDGQGLEGIEKVYNSRLSAKAIKVDVARDAMGRTFVLAPNDASKPAQHIPQLNLSIDISIQQFAQHSLREGVIRSKAKGGSVIVVDVTTGELLAVASYPTYNLNTPPQNDPEARRFRPVMDAIELGSVAKPMWIAKALDLGLISPSTRFDVTGGKMAVPGGFIRDDHPMKILDTQGVLRYSSNIGMYKISQKAGREKFYDSLMKVGFGRSPGTGFPGEWKGRIHRPETWSEMRFANMSFGQGFAISPLQLAHALSIITGGGVDRGINLLKRENYSSEETEVGPPLQFISPKTSKVIARMMGNVTEESNAGRIPGVFVGGKTGTAQIWSKKDKAYSERTAVFEGIIPANNPKLAIIVVLDEVKVRPAYGALLAGPVFSDIGKKTVHYLNSQGIFNVEPFTNAYLDKNIDKNTPIQ; from the coding sequence ATGAAGAATTATCGTCACAACACATCTCTACTTAAAAAAATTAAAAATTATTTTGACCCTCGTAATATCAAATCAACTGCAAATTTTCAAAAAAGAGCATATGTTATGAGTGCTATTTTTTTTGTCGCACTCATTTGCATTTTAATTAGGTATGCATGGCTGACTTTTTTTCCAACTTCAATTAGAACAAAACTCATTGCAACAGGTTCAAAACAATTTGAAACTAGTATAAATTTATCAAATCCTAGAGCAACAATCACCGACCGCAACGGAAAAGTTCTTGCCGTAAGCGTGCCGAGCACAAGCATTTTTTTGTTAACTAAAAAAATGCCGAAAGATAAAGAAACACTTGAAAAAGTTTCTAAACAACTAAAAATTCCTCTGCAAGAATTATTAAGTTACCGTAATGAAAAAAAAAGTTTTATTTGGATTAAACGTCAAATGACGCAGAGTGAGTTTCAAAAAATTGGATCGTTAAAAAAATGGAAACACTTTATAGATACTGTTGATGAGCCCAAACGCGTTTACCCAGAAAAAGACCTTGCTGCACATCTTATTGGTTTTGTAGGATCAGACGGACAAGGACTAGAAGGTATAGAAAAAGTTTACAACTCAAGACTGAGCGCAAAAGCAATTAAAGTTGATGTTGCACGAGACGCCATGGGCAGAACCTTTGTTTTAGCTCCCAATGATGCTTCAAAACCTGCACAACATATTCCGCAACTAAACTTGTCAATTGATATTTCAATTCAACAATTTGCACAACATTCATTACGCGAAGGTGTCATACGCTCCAAAGCAAAAGGCGGAAGCGTAATTGTTGTCGATGTCACCACCGGAGAACTCCTTGCAGTGGCAAGTTACCCAACCTACAACCTAAATACTCCTCCACAAAACGATCCCGAAGCAAGACGCTTTCGTCCTGTGATGGACGCAATCGAATTAGGCTCTGTGGCAAAACCGATGTGGATTGCCAAAGCTCTTGATCTTGGGCTGATTTCTCCGAGCACACGCTTTGATGTGACAGGAGGAAAAATGGCAGTACCGGGTGGTTTTATTCGCGACGATCACCCCATGAAAATATTAGATACTCAAGGAGTTTTAAGATATAGTAGCAACATTGGTATGTATAAAATCTCTCAAAAAGCAGGACGAGAAAAATTTTATGATTCACTTATGAAAGTGGGGTTTGGTCGCTCGCCTGGCACAGGGTTTCCTGGCGAATGGAAGGGACGAATTCATAGGCCAGAAACCTGGAGCGAAATGCGTTTTGCAAATATGTCTTTTGGCCAAGGTTTTGCCATATCACCATTACAGCTTGCGCATGCTTTATCAATTATTACTGGAGGGGGCGTGGATAGAGGAATCAATCTACTAAAGCGCGAAAATTACTCTTCAGAAGAAACAGAAGTTGGTCCTCCACTTCAATTTATCTCCCCAAAAACGAGTAAAGTTATTGCCAGAATGATGGGTAACGTTACAGAAGAAAGTAACGCAGGAAGAATTCCTGGAGTATTTGTTGGTGGCAAAACGGGAACGGCACAAATTTGGTCAAAAAAAGATAAAGCCTATTCAGAGCGCACAGCCGTTTTTGAAGGAATTATTCCTGCAAACAATCCAAAGCTCGCAATCATTGTTGTTCTTGACGAAGTGAAAGTACGCCCCGCATATGGCGCACTACTGGCAGGACCCGTGTTTTCTGATATTGGCAAAAAAACAGTTCACTACTTAAACTCGCAAGGAATATTTAATGTTGAACCATTCACCAATGCCTATCTAGATAAAAATATAGACAAAAATACACCTATTCAATAG